From Lysobacter auxotrophicus, the proteins below share one genomic window:
- a CDS encoding RHS repeat domain-containing protein — protein MATNRKLILAVLSCALALSANAAAAQTVVYIHTDALGTPVVMTDANRNVVERSEYEPFGKVLNRPLRDGPGYTGHVEDAATGLSYMQQRYYDPDIGRFLSVDPVSAETRMGGNFNRYKYASNNPFSYTDPDGRYDCQAQDDQCAQTRRAMSILRRARLSSTGNARIVLNNVVRLLGTEGDGNGVVIRDTSDAIGGGWMNLQKGGVLSVNFASVNASSASRGKGVQDFMVASVIAHEGWHGSWDKLTYAAGVNDPWSRSFAMDNERRASITEGIVAQAIQFDHPQGFWTKKNGFDMKPINKQAAESVAIYCAALARTGLPCSN, from the coding sequence ATGGCGACGAACAGGAAGCTCATCCTCGCAGTGCTGTCATGTGCTCTGGCATTGAGCGCGAACGCTGCTGCCGCACAAACCGTGGTTTACATCCACACCGATGCGCTTGGCACGCCCGTGGTGATGACCGATGCCAATCGAAATGTCGTCGAGCGCAGTGAGTACGAACCGTTCGGCAAGGTGCTCAACAGGCCGTTACGCGACGGCCCAGGCTACACCGGCCATGTAGAGGACGCGGCGACCGGGTTGAGCTACATGCAGCAGCGCTACTACGACCCCGATATCGGACGATTCCTTTCGGTCGACCCCGTTTCGGCCGAAACGAGGATGGGGGGCAACTTCAACCGCTACAAGTACGCGAGCAACAATCCCTTCTCTTACACCGACCCGGACGGTCGCTACGACTGCCAGGCACAGGATGATCAATGCGCCCAAACACGGCGTGCGATGAGCATCCTTCGTCGCGCACGGCTAAGTTCTACCGGTAATGCGCGAATCGTGCTTAACAACGTCGTCAGGTTGCTGGGGACGGAAGGGGATGGGAACGGCGTGGTGATCAGGGATACCTCCGATGCCATTGGGGGTGGGTGGATGAATCTGCAGAAGGGAGGGGTGCTTTCCGTGAATTTCGCAAGCGTAAACGCTTCTTCAGCTAGTCGCGGGAAGGGTGTTCAAGACTTCATGGTCGCGTCGGTAATCGCGCACGAAGGGTGGCACGGTTCATGGGACAAGTTGACCTACGCCGCAGGAGTGAATGATCCGTGGAGCCGATCGTTTGCAATGGACAATGAGCGGCGCGCCAGCATCACGGAAGGCATCGTGGCCCAGGCGATCCAGTTTGACCACCCGCAGGGATTCTGGACCAAGAAGAATGGCTTCGACATGAAGCCGATAAACAAGCAAGCGGCGGAGTCCGTCGCAATCTATTGTGCTGCTCTGGCGAGGACGGGTTTGCCATGTTCAAACTGA
- a CDS encoding site-specific integrase, whose translation MATFQQRGDRWRAIVRRKGFAPKSRTFPTKSAARTWADRIERELADQEARGVAEHDGATVADLVDWYSTYVGQLKRISLTQRGNLSRVKEGLGDKVASKLTAADVIEHTRKRRQGEHINKDGHRVPACSGATMNVELGYLSEMLKVSKSMGKLTLLHDPVAEARPSLRLVRLVAKSVKRNRRPTPEELSRLKAHFHTNAWRMKLPMADIVDFAIGTAKREGEITRLLWEDLDAPTRTALLRDAKHPRAKEGNHKRFPLLGDMWPLVDRQPTKERQRIFPFKPDSIGTAFRRACVALGIEDLHFHDLRHEATSRLFEQGYSIEQVATVTLHESWQELKRYTQLRPESLHRD comes from the coding sequence ATGGCGACCTTTCAGCAGCGCGGTGATCGGTGGAGGGCTATTGTCCGCCGAAAAGGCTTCGCGCCCAAATCGCGGACCTTTCCGACGAAGAGTGCTGCCCGCACCTGGGCGGATCGAATCGAGCGCGAACTAGCGGACCAGGAGGCTCGAGGTGTCGCTGAGCATGACGGAGCCACTGTCGCGGACCTCGTGGATTGGTACAGCACCTACGTCGGCCAACTGAAACGAATCAGCCTCACTCAACGCGGGAATTTGTCGAGGGTCAAGGAGGGACTCGGGGACAAAGTCGCCAGCAAGCTCACAGCCGCAGACGTCATCGAACACACGCGGAAGAGGCGCCAGGGCGAGCACATCAACAAGGACGGGCACCGCGTACCAGCCTGCAGTGGCGCCACCATGAATGTCGAACTGGGCTACCTGTCGGAAATGCTCAAGGTGTCCAAGTCGATGGGCAAGCTCACCTTGCTTCACGACCCGGTGGCCGAGGCACGTCCTTCGCTGCGCCTAGTCAGATTGGTTGCCAAGTCGGTCAAGCGCAATCGACGCCCAACCCCCGAAGAGCTCTCGAGATTGAAGGCGCATTTCCATACCAATGCTTGGCGAATGAAGCTGCCGATGGCAGACATAGTCGATTTCGCCATCGGGACCGCCAAGCGCGAGGGCGAAATCACAAGACTTCTTTGGGAAGATCTAGACGCGCCCACCAGGACGGCCTTACTCAGAGATGCAAAGCATCCACGGGCAAAGGAAGGCAATCACAAGCGCTTCCCACTGCTTGGCGACATGTGGCCCCTGGTCGATCGCCAGCCTACGAAAGAGCGGCAGAGAATCTTCCCCTTCAAGCCAGATTCGATCGGAACTGCGTTCCGGCGCGCATGCGTCGCCCTTGGAATAGAAGATCTTCATTTCCACGACCTTCGCCACGAGGCGACGTCCCGCCTGTTCGAACAGGGTTACAGCATCGAACAGGTTGCAACCGTCACGCTCCACGAAAGTTGGCAAGAGTTGAAGCGCTATACACAGCTCCGTCCTGAAAGTTTGCATCGGGACTGA
- the dusA gene encoding tRNA dihydrouridine(20/20a) synthase DusA — MMDWTDTHCRVFHRLLAPHARLYTEMVHANAVIHGDRARLLAMDPVEHPVALQLGGSEPELLGAAAKIGAEYGFDEVNLNCGCPSDRVQAGRFGACLMREPQLVADSVAAMVESCDVPVTVKCRLGVDDDHDWDRFLAFIDTVANAGCGMFVIHARNAWLQGLSPKENREVPPLRYDWAYRLKQERPHLQIVVNGGIATQDEATAHLAHTDGAMLGRAAYHDPYLLHRLDVAWFGGELRTRGELLRALRPYIEDQLARGVYLKHITRHLLGLFAGERGGRAFRQVLSEGAHKPGADWSLIEQAIAITESFAGERVDAA, encoded by the coding sequence ATGATGGACTGGACCGACACGCACTGCCGTGTCTTCCACCGCCTGCTGGCGCCGCATGCGCGGCTGTACACCGAGATGGTGCATGCGAACGCGGTGATCCATGGCGATCGCGCGCGGTTGCTAGCGATGGATCCGGTGGAGCATCCGGTGGCGTTGCAGCTTGGCGGCAGCGAGCCGGAGCTGCTCGGCGCCGCGGCGAAGATCGGCGCGGAGTACGGGTTCGACGAGGTCAACCTCAACTGCGGCTGCCCGTCCGACCGCGTGCAGGCGGGGCGTTTCGGCGCGTGCCTGATGCGCGAGCCGCAACTCGTCGCCGATAGCGTCGCGGCGATGGTCGAAAGCTGCGACGTGCCGGTCACGGTGAAATGCCGCCTGGGCGTCGACGACGACCACGACTGGGATCGCTTCCTCGCCTTCATCGACACGGTCGCGAACGCCGGGTGCGGCATGTTCGTGATCCATGCGCGCAACGCGTGGCTGCAGGGACTTTCGCCGAAGGAAAATCGCGAGGTTCCGCCACTGCGTTACGACTGGGCGTATCGCCTGAAGCAGGAGCGCCCGCACCTGCAGATCGTCGTCAATGGCGGCATCGCGACGCAGGACGAAGCGACAGCGCATCTGGCGCACACCGACGGCGCGATGCTCGGCCGGGCTGCCTACCACGATCCGTACCTGCTGCATCGACTCGACGTCGCCTGGTTCGGTGGTGAACTGCGCACGCGCGGCGAACTGTTGCGCGCGCTTCGACCGTACATCGAGGACCAGCTTGCGCGCGGCGTGTACCTCAAGCACATCACGCGACACCTGCTCGGCCTGTTCGCCGGCGAACGCGGAGGGCGTGCGTTCCGCCAGGTGCTCAGCGAAGGCGCGCACAAGCCGGGCGCGGACTGGTCGCTGATCGAGCAGGCGATCGCGATCACCGAATCCTTCGCCGGCGAGCGCGTGGACGCGGCATGA
- a CDS encoding arginine deiminase-related protein, with protein sequence MITRDTTAFFAQARTLAPDFGPATPQAAFLVAPEGFCRAEQSAQDNRYMAQASRFDAECALTQHRALQRAMSQVLPTVCFAGDAQTPDAVFPNNVFATAAGRYVVGRMRHPVRQREAERADIRDFLGGVLDYAEIDLSTQAHPCELTGSMVIDRARGLGLCGLSERCDEEGARLMHDALALRATLMFDLAPGEYHANVVLAVLAGRAAIVSPRGFADAAVAQAIADFYAPNAIVLSEAEHAAFAGNALALSSDTVWMSARAAAALDPRNRQLLAAAGFQVRDVELGAIEAGGGSLRCCVAEIF encoded by the coding sequence ATGATCACGCGCGACACCACCGCGTTCTTCGCGCAGGCACGCACGCTGGCGCCCGATTTCGGCCCGGCGACGCCGCAGGCGGCGTTCCTCGTCGCGCCGGAAGGTTTCTGCCGTGCCGAGCAGTCCGCGCAGGACAACCGCTACATGGCGCAGGCCTCGCGCTTCGACGCCGAATGCGCGCTCACGCAGCATCGCGCGCTGCAACGCGCGATGTCGCAAGTGTTGCCGACGGTGTGCTTCGCGGGCGATGCGCAGACACCCGATGCGGTCTTCCCGAACAACGTGTTCGCGACGGCGGCGGGGCGCTACGTGGTCGGCCGCATGCGCCATCCCGTGCGCCAGCGCGAAGCCGAACGCGCCGACATCCGCGACTTCCTCGGCGGCGTGCTGGACTACGCGGAAATCGACCTGTCCACGCAGGCACACCCGTGCGAACTGACCGGCTCGATGGTCATCGATCGCGCGCGAGGCCTCGGGCTGTGCGGCCTGTCGGAGCGCTGCGACGAGGAGGGCGCCCGCCTCATGCACGACGCGCTCGCGCTTCGGGCGACGCTGATGTTCGATCTCGCCCCCGGCGAATACCACGCCAACGTCGTGCTCGCCGTGCTCGCGGGCCGGGCGGCGATCGTGAGCCCGCGCGGATTCGCCGACGCCGCCGTGGCGCAGGCCATCGCCGACTTCTACGCACCCAACGCCATCGTGCTGTCCGAGGCCGAGCACGCCGCTTTCGCCGGCAACGCCCTCGCGCTGTCCAGCGACACCGTCTGGATGAGCGCCCGCGCGGCCGCCGCGCTCGACCCGCGCAACCGACAGCTGCTGGCCGCGGCGGGGTTCCAGGTGCGCGACGTCGAGCTGGGTGCCATCGAAGCCGGCGGCGGATCGCTGCGGTGCTGCGTTGCCGAGATCTTCTAG
- a CDS encoding response regulator transcription factor gives MRILLVEDEAPLRETLAARLKREGFAVDAAQDGEEGLYMGREVPFDLGIIDLGLPKMSGMELIKALRDEGKKFPVLILTARSSWQDKVEGLKQGADDYLVKPFHIEELLARLNALVRRAAGWSKPTLECGPVVLDLAAQTVSVNGSNVDLTSYEYKVLEYLMMHAGELVSKADLTEHIYQQDFDRDSNVLEVFIGRLRKKLDPDGSLKPIETVRGRGYRFAIARSGD, from the coding sequence ATGCGAATTCTGCTGGTCGAAGACGAAGCTCCGCTGCGCGAAACCCTCGCTGCCCGCCTGAAGCGGGAAGGGTTCGCCGTGGATGCCGCCCAGGACGGCGAAGAAGGCCTCTACATGGGCCGTGAAGTCCCGTTCGACCTGGGCATCATCGACCTGGGCCTGCCGAAAATGTCGGGCATGGAGCTGATCAAGGCCCTGCGCGACGAAGGCAAGAAATTCCCCGTGCTGATCCTCACCGCCCGCTCCAGCTGGCAGGACAAGGTCGAGGGCCTGAAGCAGGGCGCCGACGACTACCTGGTCAAGCCGTTCCACATCGAGGAACTGCTGGCCCGCCTCAACGCACTGGTTCGCCGCGCCGCCGGCTGGAGCAAGCCGACGCTGGAATGCGGTCCGGTGGTGCTCGACCTTGCCGCGCAGACGGTGAGCGTCAACGGCAGCAACGTCGACCTGACCAGCTATGAGTACAAGGTGCTCGAATACCTGATGATGCATGCCGGCGAACTGGTCTCGAAGGCCGACCTCACCGAGCACATCTACCAGCAGGATTTCGACCGCGACTCCAACGTGCTGGAAGTCTTCATCGGCCGCCTGCGCAAGAAGCTCGATCCGGACGGTTCGCTCAAGCCGATCGAGACCGTGCGCGGTCGCGGTTACCGCTTCGCCATCGCGCGCAGCGGAGACTGA
- a CDS encoding ATP-binding protein: MPRRPPQVSWGQPRSLQARQLLAASLGLVAFLALAGYALDRAFLETAESNMRQRLRSLALAYVAGGEFARNGEFIPPYETVDPRLERPGSGLYAEVVLPNGHWDSTSAQGPILPAGKMLEPNEESFERALPITEISGEAGEAYRYGRGLIWSAGSDDARSEFPYTIYVLEDTTALSRQVSVFRQALWRYLGGAGLILLLLQAVILRWSLRPLKRVVDELKRVQRGLASRMSGRHPRELEPLTESINAFIESERENLERQRNTLADLAHSLKTPLAVLRARSGEDVPVQELREEIDLQVRRMSDLVSYQLARAARSGHVLFAAPLEIEPYADQIVRSLEKIYAAKGVICEFDIDANARFYGEPGDLQEVLGNLIENAFKWARSRVLLTVKEGEIAPNRRPGLLLAVDDDGPGVPDDKIDLVLQRGVRGDERVQGHGIGLATVQDVVRSYRGTLDVSRSTELGGAHFEVVLPPGL, translated from the coding sequence ATGCCGCGCCGACCGCCACAGGTAAGCTGGGGCCAGCCACGCTCGCTCCAGGCGCGCCAGTTGCTGGCGGCAAGCCTGGGCCTGGTGGCGTTCCTGGCGTTGGCCGGCTATGCGCTCGACCGCGCATTCCTTGAAACGGCCGAAAGCAACATGCGTCAGCGCCTACGCAGCCTCGCACTGGCGTATGTCGCCGGCGGCGAGTTCGCGCGCAACGGCGAGTTCATCCCGCCCTACGAAACCGTCGACCCACGCCTGGAACGCCCCGGCAGCGGCCTGTACGCCGAAGTCGTGCTGCCGAACGGGCATTGGGATTCGACCTCGGCGCAGGGGCCGATCCTGCCCGCCGGGAAGATGCTGGAGCCCAACGAGGAAAGCTTCGAGCGGGCGCTGCCGATCACCGAGATCAGCGGCGAAGCCGGCGAGGCCTACCGCTATGGTCGCGGCCTGATCTGGAGCGCCGGCAGCGACGACGCGCGCTCGGAGTTCCCGTACACGATCTACGTGCTGGAAGACACGACCGCGCTGAGCCGGCAGGTCAGCGTGTTCCGACAGGCGCTGTGGCGTTACCTCGGCGGCGCGGGCCTGATCCTGCTGTTGTTGCAGGCGGTGATCCTGCGCTGGAGCCTGCGCCCGCTCAAGCGCGTGGTGGATGAGCTCAAACGCGTGCAGCGCGGTCTCGCGTCGCGCATGAGCGGCCGGCATCCACGCGAACTGGAGCCGCTCACCGAAAGCATCAACGCCTTCATCGAAAGCGAGCGCGAGAACCTCGAGCGTCAGCGCAACACGCTGGCCGATCTCGCGCACAGCCTCAAGACGCCGCTCGCCGTGTTGCGTGCGCGCAGCGGCGAAGACGTGCCCGTGCAGGAACTGCGCGAGGAGATCGACCTGCAGGTGCGCCGCATGAGCGACCTGGTGTCGTACCAGCTTGCCCGCGCGGCGCGATCGGGCCACGTGCTGTTCGCGGCGCCGCTGGAAATCGAGCCCTACGCCGACCAGATCGTGCGCAGCCTCGAAAAGATCTACGCCGCCAAGGGCGTCATCTGCGAGTTCGACATCGACGCGAACGCGCGCTTCTACGGCGAGCCGGGCGACCTGCAGGAAGTGCTCGGCAATCTGATCGAGAACGCCTTCAAGTGGGCGCGTTCGCGCGTACTGCTGACGGTGAAGGAAGGCGAGATCGCGCCGAACCGTCGCCCGGGGCTGCTGCTCGCGGTCGACGACGACGGCCCGGGCGTGCCGGACGACAAGATCGACCTGGTGCTACAGCGCGGCGTGCGCGGCGACGAACGCGTGCAGGGCCACGGCATCGGCCTGGCGACGGTGCAGGACGTGGTGCGCAGCTATCGCGGCACCCTGGATGTCAGCCGTTCGACCGAACTGGGCGGCGCGCATTTCGAAGTCGTGTTGCCGCCGGGGCTGTAA
- a CDS encoding zinc-dependent peptidase — protein sequence MWHAAQARVPWLRALDTQRDARLRELAARFLHEKAITPIGELTLDDEQRVSLAALCCLPLLEFGAEGLRGWSQLIVYPDAFRVNRTHVDAAGVLHEWEDELIGEAWETGPMILSWADIVADCEDPEAGFCVAAHEMAHKIDALDGALDGTPPLPRAWQKEWARDFQVAYDRLAKQVDRGRDTAIDGYAAEAPEEFFAVVTEYHFSDPRTLRAEMPQVAAHLERFYGPSPFA from the coding sequence CTGTGGCACGCGGCGCAAGCGCGCGTGCCCTGGTTGCGCGCGCTCGATACGCAACGCGATGCGCGACTTCGCGAGCTCGCCGCGCGCTTCCTGCACGAAAAAGCCATCACGCCGATCGGCGAGCTCACGCTAGACGACGAACAGCGCGTCAGCCTCGCCGCACTGTGCTGCCTGCCGCTGCTGGAGTTCGGTGCCGAAGGGTTGCGCGGCTGGTCGCAGCTGATCGTCTATCCCGATGCGTTCCGCGTGAATCGCACCCACGTCGACGCCGCCGGCGTGCTGCACGAATGGGAAGACGAACTGATCGGCGAAGCGTGGGAAACCGGGCCGATGATCCTCTCGTGGGCCGACATCGTCGCCGACTGCGAGGATCCCGAAGCGGGCTTCTGCGTGGCCGCGCACGAGATGGCGCACAAGATCGACGCGCTCGACGGCGCGCTCGATGGAACCCCACCGCTGCCGCGTGCGTGGCAGAAGGAGTGGGCGCGCGATTTCCAGGTCGCGTACGACAGGCTCGCCAAACAGGTGGACCGTGGCCGCGACACCGCGATCGACGGTTACGCCGCCGAAGCGCCGGAGGAGTTCTTCGCGGTCGTCACCGAATACCACTTCAGCGATCCGCGCACGTTGCGGGCGGAAATGCCGCAGGTGGCGGCGCATCTGGAGCGGTTCTACGGGCCTTCGCCGTTCGCCTAG
- the birA gene encoding bifunctional biotin--[acetyl-CoA-carboxylase] ligase/biotin operon repressor BirA — translation MDERELLQRLIAGPVSGDALAREGGQTRAAVWKRIEALREAGVPIEARAGRGYALAAPMDLLDAEAIRAALPPACRESLGSLDTVWSIDSTNTELLRRPAPARGAEVLLAERQTGGRGRRGRQWASPLAAHLYLSISRQFGGGLARLGGLSLIAGIAAAEALCGTGFDVRLKWPNDLVVPAADGALRKLGGILVEGGGEHAGPVRAVIGMGINVRMPAAIASGIDQPWCDLGGLSQAPVDRNRIAAAVLAALLPALDEFDADGLAPFRARYAALDALAGRPVTLHTATGELRGVALGLADDGALRARLDDGEERSFHSGEVSVRSGASA, via the coding sequence ATGGACGAACGCGAACTGCTCCAGCGGCTGATCGCCGGCCCCGTCTCCGGCGATGCGCTGGCCCGCGAGGGCGGCCAGACGCGCGCTGCCGTCTGGAAGCGCATCGAGGCGCTGCGCGAAGCCGGCGTCCCGATCGAGGCGCGGGCGGGGCGCGGCTATGCCCTGGCAGCCCCGATGGACCTGCTGGACGCCGAGGCGATCCGCGCGGCGTTGCCGCCGGCATGCCGGGAGTCGCTGGGCTCGCTCGACACCGTCTGGTCGATCGATTCCACCAACACCGAGCTGCTCCGTCGCCCGGCGCCCGCACGCGGTGCCGAGGTGCTGCTGGCCGAGCGACAGACCGGCGGACGCGGCCGGCGCGGCAGGCAATGGGCGTCGCCGCTGGCCGCGCACCTGTACCTGTCGATCTCGCGCCAGTTCGGCGGCGGCCTCGCGCGACTGGGCGGACTCAGCCTCATCGCCGGCATCGCCGCGGCAGAGGCCCTGTGCGGCACCGGATTCGACGTGCGGCTCAAATGGCCGAACGACCTCGTCGTCCCGGCGGCGGATGGCGCGCTGCGCAAGCTGGGCGGCATCCTCGTCGAAGGCGGCGGGGAACATGCCGGGCCGGTGCGCGCCGTGATCGGCATGGGCATCAACGTGCGCATGCCGGCGGCGATCGCGTCGGGCATCGACCAGCCGTGGTGCGACTTGGGCGGGCTGTCGCAGGCGCCGGTCGATCGCAATCGCATCGCTGCGGCCGTCCTGGCGGCGTTGCTGCCGGCGCTGGACGAATTCGACGCGGACGGTCTCGCGCCCTTCCGCGCGCGCTATGCCGCGCTCGATGCGCTGGCCGGACGACCGGTCACGCTGCACACCGCCACGGGCGAACTGCGTGGCGTCGCGCTCGGCCTCGCCGATGACGGCGCGTTGCGTGCGCGGCTCGACGACGGCGAGGAACGCAGTTTCCATTCCGGCGAGGTGAGCGTGCGAAGCGGGGCATCGGCATGA
- a CDS encoding type III pantothenate kinase — protein MSAWLFDLGNTRLKCAPLLPDGRIGEAIALPHREEDVAAAMAQHLPARIDVAYLASVAQPTLRVAVLDALAARCGRISIARTQSRFDEVRIAYADPRKLGVDRFLALLGARFRVRGPALVCGVGTALTIDLIDADGQHLGGRIAPSPTLMREALHARAPQLPEIGGAYEDFARDTEDALASGCEGAGVALIEHSLATATARLGETPAVLLHGGGSDALSCHLRNATEVATLVLEGLARWACVETAA, from the coding sequence ATGAGCGCGTGGCTGTTCGACCTGGGCAATACGCGCCTGAAATGCGCGCCGCTGCTGCCCGACGGACGCATCGGCGAAGCGATCGCGTTGCCGCATCGCGAAGAGGACGTCGCCGCGGCGATGGCACAGCATCTCCCGGCGCGCATCGACGTCGCCTATCTGGCCAGCGTCGCGCAACCGACCCTGCGCGTAGCCGTCCTCGATGCGCTGGCCGCACGCTGCGGGCGCATTTCCATCGCGCGCACGCAGTCGCGTTTCGATGAAGTGCGCATCGCGTACGCCGATCCGCGCAAGCTGGGCGTGGACCGCTTCCTCGCGCTGCTGGGCGCCCGTTTCCGCGTTCGCGGGCCGGCGCTGGTGTGCGGGGTGGGGACCGCGCTGACGATCGACCTCATCGACGCCGACGGCCAGCACCTCGGCGGCCGCATCGCGCCGTCGCCGACGCTCATGCGCGAAGCGCTGCATGCGCGCGCGCCCCAGTTGCCCGAAATCGGCGGCGCGTACGAGGACTTCGCGCGCGACACCGAGGACGCGCTGGCGTCCGGGTGCGAAGGCGCCGGCGTCGCGCTGATCGAACACAGCCTCGCGACGGCGACCGCGCGCCTGGGCGAAACGCCCGCGGTCCTGCTGCACGGCGGGGGATCGGACGCCCTGTCGTGCCACCTGCGCAACGCGACCGAGGTCGCAACGCTGGTGCTCGAAGGCCTGGCCCGCTGGGCCTGCGTCGAAACCGCCGCTTAG
- a CDS encoding SPOR domain-containing protein codes for MLARALVVLLLVLNLGVAAWWTLRAPPATAPDFVPPAGVARLQLVSETKSAPSLAIAKPSPPAPSPATPAAAPTVATTSATPANGATPASVPAPGRCYSVGPFADSAAASNARDVLLAVATRVVPREQRTGGNARGWRVFLPPAASAEDAAATAQRIAAAGFNDYFIVRQGAEANSIALGRYRNEDGARRRAESLVAAGFPARAEPLGDARTSVWLDLVARPEFDPVRAEAAVQMPARELDCARMR; via the coding sequence ATGCTCGCTCGCGCCCTGGTCGTCCTGCTGCTGGTGCTCAATCTCGGTGTGGCCGCCTGGTGGACGCTGCGCGCTCCGCCGGCGACCGCGCCGGACTTCGTGCCGCCTGCCGGCGTCGCGCGGCTGCAACTGGTGAGCGAGACGAAATCCGCGCCTTCGCTCGCGATCGCCAAGCCATCGCCGCCCGCGCCGTCGCCCGCAACGCCGGCCGCTGCGCCGACGGTGGCGACGACGAGCGCCACGCCCGCCAACGGCGCGACGCCTGCGAGCGTTCCGGCGCCGGGGCGCTGCTACAGCGTCGGCCCGTTCGCCGACAGCGCCGCGGCGTCGAATGCGCGCGACGTGCTGCTGGCGGTGGCGACCCGCGTCGTTCCCCGCGAGCAGCGCACCGGTGGCAATGCGCGTGGCTGGCGCGTGTTCCTGCCACCTGCGGCATCGGCCGAGGACGCCGCCGCCACCGCGCAGCGCATCGCCGCCGCGGGTTTCAACGACTACTTCATCGTGCGCCAGGGCGCCGAGGCCAATTCGATCGCGCTCGGCCGCTATCGCAACGAGGACGGCGCGCGCCGTCGTGCCGAAAGCCTGGTCGCCGCCGGTTTCCCGGCGCGCGCCGAACCGCTTGGCGATGCACGCACCAGCGTGTGGCTCGACCTCGTCGCGCGGCCGGAATTTGACCCCGTTCGCGCCGAGGCCGCGGTGCAGATGCCGGCCCGCGAACTCGACTGCGCGCGCATGCGCTGA
- the rocF gene encoding arginase, whose translation MSRTYPPVSLIGAPTDVGAGHRGARMGPEALRIAGLGEALTRRGVDVIDRGNLDGPRNPWQKPVEGYRHLAEVVAWNRAVMDAVGAELDEGRMPILLGGDHCLGLGSITAVARHCRKNGKQLRVLWLDAHADFNTHQVTPSGNVHGMPVACLCGLGPEALTHLGGDAPAMRPDEIRQIGIRSVDEGEKRLVQEYGLDVYDMRYIDEIGMKRVMEEALEGVDEDTHLHVSFDVDFLDPSIAPGVGTTVPGGPNYREAQLVMEMIADTGRMASLDIVELNPIIDKRNRTARLAVDLVESLFGKSTLMRD comes from the coding sequence ATGAGTCGCACCTATCCCCCCGTTTCGTTGATCGGCGCACCCACGGACGTCGGTGCCGGGCATCGCGGGGCGCGCATGGGGCCGGAAGCGCTGCGCATCGCCGGGCTCGGCGAAGCGCTCACCCGGCGCGGCGTGGACGTGATCGATCGGGGCAATCTCGACGGTCCGCGCAATCCCTGGCAGAAGCCCGTCGAGGGCTATCGCCACCTGGCCGAAGTCGTCGCGTGGAATCGCGCCGTGATGGACGCCGTCGGCGCGGAGCTCGACGAAGGCCGGATGCCGATCCTGCTCGGCGGCGACCACTGCCTGGGTTTGGGTTCGATCACCGCCGTCGCCCGCCATTGCCGCAAGAACGGCAAGCAGCTGCGCGTGCTCTGGCTGGATGCGCATGCCGACTTCAACACGCACCAGGTCACGCCGTCGGGCAACGTGCACGGCATGCCGGTCGCGTGCCTGTGCGGCCTGGGGCCTGAAGCGCTGACGCACCTGGGCGGCGATGCGCCGGCGATGCGTCCGGACGAAATCCGCCAGATCGGCATCCGTTCCGTCGACGAAGGCGAGAAGCGCCTCGTGCAGGAGTACGGCCTGGACGTGTACGACATGCGCTACATCGACGAGATCGGCATGAAGCGCGTGATGGAGGAAGCGCTGGAAGGCGTGGACGAGGACACGCATCTGCACGTCAGTTTCGACGTGGATTTCCTCGATCCGAGCATCGCGCCGGGCGTGGGCACCACGGTGCCGGGCGGCCCGAACTATCGCGAGGCGCAGCTGGTGATGGAGATGATCGCCGACACCGGGCGCATGGCGTCGCTGGACATCGTCGAACTCAACCCGATCATCGACAAGCGCAACCGCACCGCGCGCCTGGCGGTGGACCTGGTGGAAAGCCTGTTCGGCAAGTCCACGCTGATGCGCGACTGA
- a CDS encoding entericidin A/B family lipoprotein, with the protein MKRSIATLLLVVLSLVLLNGCNTMEGLGKDVEKLGQKIDQKASQ; encoded by the coding sequence ATGAAGCGTTCCATCGCCACGCTGCTGCTCGTCGTCCTGTCGCTCGTCCTGCTCAATGGCTGCAACACCATGGAAGGCCTGGGCAAGGACGTGGAAAAGCTAGGCCAGAAGATCGACCAGAAGGCGAGCCAGTAA
- a CDS encoding entericidin A/B family lipoprotein — MKRLMALLLLALFSVGTLSACNTVAGAGKDVQKAGEKVEDAAK; from the coding sequence ATGAAGCGTCTGATGGCCCTGTTGCTGCTCGCCCTGTTCTCCGTTGGCACGCTGAGCGCGTGCAACACCGTTGCCGGCGCCGGCAAGGACGTGCAGAAGGCGGGCGAGAAGGTCGAGGACGCAGCGAAGTAA